In Sebastes umbrosus isolate fSebUmb1 unplaced genomic scaffold, fSebUmb1.pri scaffold_134_arrow_ctg1, whole genome shotgun sequence, one DNA window encodes the following:
- the srp54 gene encoding signal recognition particle 54 kDa protein isoform X2, producing MVLADLGRKITSALRSLSNATIINEEVLNAMLKEVCAALLEADVNIKLVKQLRENVKAAIDLEEMASGLNKRRMIQHAVFKELVKLVDPGVKAWTPTKGKNNVIMFVGLQGSGKTTTCSKLAYYYQRKGWKTCLICADTFRAGAFDQLKQNATKARIPFYGSYTEMDPVVIAAEGVEKFKAENFEIIIVDTSGRHKQEDSLFEEMLQVSNAVQPDNIVYVMDASIGQACESQAKAFKDKVDVASVIVTKLDGHAKGGGALSAVAATRSPIIFIGTGEHIDDFEPFKTQPFISKLLGMGDIEGLIDRVNELKLDDNEELIDKLKHGQFTLRDMYEQFQNIMKMGPFGQIMGMIPGFGTDFMSKGNEQESMARLKKLMTIMDSMNDQELDSKDGAKLFSKQPNRIQRVARGSGVATRDVQELLTQYTKFAQMVKKMGGIKGLFKGGDMSKNVNPSQMAKLNQQMAKMMDPRVLHHMGGMAGLQSMMRQFQQGAAGNMKGMMGFNNM from the exons ATGGTGTTAGCCGACCTGGGGAGGAAGATCACCTCGGCGCTGAGGTCCCTCAGCAACGCCACCATCATCAATGAAGAG GTGCTGAACGCCATGCTGAAGGAGGTGTGTGCTGCTCTGCTGGAGGCCGACGTCAACATCAAACTGGTCAAACAGCTGAGAGAGAACGTCAA GGCTGCCATAGATCTGGAGGAGATGGCTTCAGGTCTGAACAAGAGGAGGATGATCCAGCACGCCGTGTTCAAGGAGCTCGTCAAG CTGGTGGACCCCGGTGTGAAGGCCTGGACTCCCACGAAAGGAAAAAACAACGTCATCATGTTTGTTGGTCTGCAGGGCAGCGGGAAAACTACCACCTGCTCGAAG CTGGCCTACTACTACCAGAGGAAAGGCTGGAAGACCTGCCTGATCTGTGCCGACACCTTCAGAGCTG GTGCCTTCGATCAGCTGAAACAGAACGCCACCAAAGCCAGAATCCCTTTCTACGGCAG TTACACAGAGATGGATCCGGTGGTGATCGCCGCCGAGGGCGTCGAGAAGTTCAAAGCAGAGAACTTTGAGATCATCATCGTGGACACGAGCGGACGACACAAACAGGAAGACTCGCTGTTTGAGGAGATGCTGCAAGTCTCCAACGCTGTG CAACCAGACAACATCGTGTACGTGATGGACGCGTCAATCGGTCAGGCCTGTGAGTCTCAGGCGAAGGCCTTCAAAGACAAAGTGGACGTGGCGTCGGTGATCGTCACCAAACTGGACGGGCACGCCAAAGGTGGAGGAGCTCTGAGCGC TGTGGCGGCCACCAGGAGTCCCATCATCTTCATCGGAACAGGAGAACACATCGACGACTTCGAGCCATTTAAGACTCAGCCGTTCATCAGCAAACTGCTCG GGATGGGAGACATCGAGGGTTTGATCGACAGAGTGAACGAACTGAAACTGGATGACAACGAGGAGCTGATCGACAAACTGAAACACG gtcAGTTCACCCTCAGAGACATGTACGAGCAGTTCCAGAACATCATGAAGATGGGACCCTTCGGACAGATCATG GGGATGATTCCAGGGTTCGGTACAGACTTCATGAGTAAAGGAAATGAACAGGAGTCCATGGCCCGCCTGAAGAAGCTGATGACCATCATGGACAGCATGAATGACCAGG AACTGGACAGTAAAGACGGAGCGAAGCTGTTCAGTAAGCAGCCCAACAGGATCCAGAGAGTCGCTCGGGGGTCTGGAGTCGCCACCAGAGACGTCCAGGAGCTGCTGACCCAGTACACCAAGTTCGCCCAGATGGTCAAGAAGATGGGGGGCATCAAGGGACTCTTTAAAG GTGGAGACATGTCCAAGAACGTGAACCCGTCTCAGATGGCTAAACTGAACCAGCAGATGGCCAAAATGATGGACCCCCGAGTCCTGCACCACATGG GTGGGATGGCCGGCCTTCAG
- the srp54 gene encoding signal recognition particle 54 kDa protein isoform X1: protein MCVSGFVGTAIMVLADLGRKITSALRSLSNATIINEEVLNAMLKEVCAALLEADVNIKLVKQLRENVKAAIDLEEMASGLNKRRMIQHAVFKELVKLVDPGVKAWTPTKGKNNVIMFVGLQGSGKTTTCSKLAYYYQRKGWKTCLICADTFRAGAFDQLKQNATKARIPFYGSYTEMDPVVIAAEGVEKFKAENFEIIIVDTSGRHKQEDSLFEEMLQVSNAVQPDNIVYVMDASIGQACESQAKAFKDKVDVASVIVTKLDGHAKGGGALSAVAATRSPIIFIGTGEHIDDFEPFKTQPFISKLLGMGDIEGLIDRVNELKLDDNEELIDKLKHGQFTLRDMYEQFQNIMKMGPFGQIMGMIPGFGTDFMSKGNEQESMARLKKLMTIMDSMNDQELDSKDGAKLFSKQPNRIQRVARGSGVATRDVQELLTQYTKFAQMVKKMGGIKGLFKGGDMSKNVNPSQMAKLNQQMAKMMDPRVLHHMGGMAGLQSMMRQFQQGAAGNMKGMMGFNNM, encoded by the exons atgtgtGTTTCAGGATTCGTTGGGACCGCCATCATGGTGTTAGCCGACCTGGGGAGGAAGATCACCTCGGCGCTGAGGTCCCTCAGCAACGCCACCATCATCAATGAAGAG GTGCTGAACGCCATGCTGAAGGAGGTGTGTGCTGCTCTGCTGGAGGCCGACGTCAACATCAAACTGGTCAAACAGCTGAGAGAGAACGTCAA GGCTGCCATAGATCTGGAGGAGATGGCTTCAGGTCTGAACAAGAGGAGGATGATCCAGCACGCCGTGTTCAAGGAGCTCGTCAAG CTGGTGGACCCCGGTGTGAAGGCCTGGACTCCCACGAAAGGAAAAAACAACGTCATCATGTTTGTTGGTCTGCAGGGCAGCGGGAAAACTACCACCTGCTCGAAG CTGGCCTACTACTACCAGAGGAAAGGCTGGAAGACCTGCCTGATCTGTGCCGACACCTTCAGAGCTG GTGCCTTCGATCAGCTGAAACAGAACGCCACCAAAGCCAGAATCCCTTTCTACGGCAG TTACACAGAGATGGATCCGGTGGTGATCGCCGCCGAGGGCGTCGAGAAGTTCAAAGCAGAGAACTTTGAGATCATCATCGTGGACACGAGCGGACGACACAAACAGGAAGACTCGCTGTTTGAGGAGATGCTGCAAGTCTCCAACGCTGTG CAACCAGACAACATCGTGTACGTGATGGACGCGTCAATCGGTCAGGCCTGTGAGTCTCAGGCGAAGGCCTTCAAAGACAAAGTGGACGTGGCGTCGGTGATCGTCACCAAACTGGACGGGCACGCCAAAGGTGGAGGAGCTCTGAGCGC TGTGGCGGCCACCAGGAGTCCCATCATCTTCATCGGAACAGGAGAACACATCGACGACTTCGAGCCATTTAAGACTCAGCCGTTCATCAGCAAACTGCTCG GGATGGGAGACATCGAGGGTTTGATCGACAGAGTGAACGAACTGAAACTGGATGACAACGAGGAGCTGATCGACAAACTGAAACACG gtcAGTTCACCCTCAGAGACATGTACGAGCAGTTCCAGAACATCATGAAGATGGGACCCTTCGGACAGATCATG GGGATGATTCCAGGGTTCGGTACAGACTTCATGAGTAAAGGAAATGAACAGGAGTCCATGGCCCGCCTGAAGAAGCTGATGACCATCATGGACAGCATGAATGACCAGG AACTGGACAGTAAAGACGGAGCGAAGCTGTTCAGTAAGCAGCCCAACAGGATCCAGAGAGTCGCTCGGGGGTCTGGAGTCGCCACCAGAGACGTCCAGGAGCTGCTGACCCAGTACACCAAGTTCGCCCAGATGGTCAAGAAGATGGGGGGCATCAAGGGACTCTTTAAAG GTGGAGACATGTCCAAGAACGTGAACCCGTCTCAGATGGCTAAACTGAACCAGCAGATGGCCAAAATGATGGACCCCCGAGTCCTGCACCACATGG GTGGGATGGCCGGCCTTCAG